The Desulfobacterales bacterium genome window below encodes:
- a CDS encoding N-acetyltransferase, protein MLHVNRVKTRHQLRQFIRLPWSIYADDPAWIPPLILERKELLSPRNPYFEHARFQSWIAYRKEAPVGRISAQIDQLHLDQHQADEGFFGMLESEDDAETFAALFQTAERWLRDQGMHRVLGPYNLSINQEPGLLVDGFETPPYFLMGHARPYYAMHMEKNGFQKQKDLLAYRVAVDDFTLTPAMQAVTKRAKKRVKIRSLRKTNFDEDLQNIGDIFNDAWSQNWGFIPFTPKEFKQLGKEFKLVLKFEMVKIAEIDGRPAAFMVMVPNINETIRDLNGRLMPFGWLKLLWRLKVKFPQTTRIPFMGVRQQYQDSLMGAAMALMMIQALYPPAIKHRVKDVEMSWILEDNKGTRDIIEGIKGSAYKRYRIYGKNLI, encoded by the coding sequence ATGCTGCACGTCAATCGGGTCAAAACCCGGCATCAGTTACGACAGTTTATCCGGCTGCCCTGGTCTATTTACGCAGATGATCCCGCATGGATTCCGCCATTGATTCTGGAACGAAAAGAACTTTTGTCGCCGCGAAATCCTTATTTTGAGCATGCCCGTTTTCAATCCTGGATCGCATATCGCAAAGAGGCGCCGGTGGGTCGCATCAGCGCCCAGATCGACCAATTGCACCTTGATCAGCATCAGGCAGATGAAGGTTTTTTCGGAATGCTTGAATCAGAAGACGATGCTGAAACGTTTGCAGCACTTTTCCAAACTGCTGAGCGTTGGTTGCGTGACCAGGGGATGCACCGGGTTCTAGGGCCCTATAATTTATCGATCAACCAGGAACCGGGATTGTTGGTGGACGGCTTTGAAACGCCCCCCTATTTTTTGATGGGGCATGCGAGACCTTATTATGCGATGCATATGGAAAAAAATGGCTTTCAGAAACAAAAAGATTTATTGGCCTATCGCGTGGCCGTTGATGATTTTACACTGACACCGGCCATGCAGGCGGTCACCAAAAGGGCAAAAAAACGGGTCAAGATACGCTCTTTGCGAAAAACAAATTTTGACGAAGACCTGCAGAATATCGGCGACATTTTTAATGACGCTTGGTCGCAAAACTGGGGATTTATTCCCTTTACCCCAAAGGAGTTTAAACAGCTGGGCAAAGAGTTTAAATTGGTGTTGAAATTTGAAATGGTCAAAATTGCTGAAATCGACGGTAGACCAGCGGCTTTTATGGTGATGGTGCCCAATATCAATGAAACCATACGTGATTTAAACGGCCGATTAATGCCTTTCGGCTGGCTTAAGTTACTGTGGCGTTTGAAAGTCAAGTTTCCACAAACAACGCGCATCCCATTTATGGGGGTTCGACAGCAGTATCAGGATAGCCTCATGGGGGCGGCAATGGCGCTGATGATGATCCAGGCGTTATATCCTCCGGCAATCAAACACAGGGTAAAAGATGTCGAAATGTCCTGGATATTGGAAGATAATAAGGGCACGCGAGATATCATTGAAGGGATCAAGGGCTCGGCATACAAGCGCTATCGAATATATGGTAAAAACTTAATCTAA
- a CDS encoding nucleotidyltransferase family protein, which yields MTAQQTSRFSAIILAGSRPGQDPVAQAAGVTCKSFAPIDNRPMVHRVLDALSAAQQVDTLILCGPSRPLVEREPELQARLDKNEFKWIASQATPSLSTYNALQAFPDNKPMLVTTADHALLTPQIVDFFCNAAYQLECDVAVGLTAYEGVIAAFPETQRTAIKFKDGAYSGCNLFGFLNSRSDQAAQFWRRIEQERKKPLRLMQLLGWWTVARYLLGRISLKDGLETLSNKMQVRLLPVLLPFPQAAIDVDSVDDWEFVQRLTQKQAF from the coding sequence ATGACGGCACAACAGACAAGCCGATTTAGCGCAATCATTCTTGCCGGAAGCCGTCCGGGTCAGGATCCGGTGGCTCAGGCCGCCGGAGTGACCTGTAAATCATTTGCGCCCATCGACAATCGACCGATGGTGCATCGGGTCTTAGATGCCTTATCGGCTGCCCAGCAGGTTGACACCCTGATCTTATGCGGACCCTCCCGGCCTTTAGTTGAGCGGGAGCCTGAACTACAAGCCCGTCTCGATAAAAATGAATTCAAATGGATTGCCAGCCAAGCGACGCCCAGTTTGAGCACCTATAATGCCCTGCAAGCTTTCCCGGATAATAAACCAATGCTGGTCACCACTGCCGATCATGCACTCTTAACCCCACAGATCGTAGATTTTTTTTGCAACGCAGCGTATCAACTAGAATGTGATGTCGCGGTCGGTCTAACAGCATATGAGGGTGTCATAGCCGCATTTCCTGAAACCCAACGCACGGCCATAAAATTCAAAGATGGGGCCTATAGCGGCTGCAATCTGTTTGGTTTTCTCAACTCTCGTTCTGATCAGGCGGCTCAATTCTGGCGCCGCATAGAACAGGAGCGCAAAAAACCGCTGCGCCTTATGCAGCTCCTGGGTTGGTGGACCGTGGCGCGGTACCTGTTAGGCAGAATCTCGTTGAAGGATGGTTTAGAAACGCTTTCAAATAAGATGCAGGTTCGCCTGCTTCCTGTGCTGCTGCCCTTTCCGCAGGCGGCTATAGACGTTGACAGCGTCGATGACTGGGAGTTCGTGCAACGCCTGACGCAAAAGCAGGCTTTTTAA